The Haemorhous mexicanus isolate bHaeMex1 chromosome 8, bHaeMex1.pri, whole genome shotgun sequence genome includes a window with the following:
- the MAP3K19 gene encoding mitogen-activated protein kinase kinase kinase 19, translating into MTSLLLFGLNSCQPNSPGVGGLPGRHRVNSTAGVPAEELPRECLLPAPHSGKQPKIKPKAVPLLSNSSLGSEKSFLFRFLGINTFKDSMPDNKQNKRRSKKGCGSVVAFQNADNIMEEMHQSDKALGKTSQIAPTTRAWPDQQVACFPSRNQTSLPRRHHTSLPFSSKKEDMGCGFDFSFLLQTSCPESNISTAFMDLDTFQIIKAQMQQRLTVAMLKTRNKKSEFHLPPVTCQSVRTIHLAPLKDDIVNESRNVKNILNIMNSIPQPIKPLTKFYQYQLDNLLNRHSEKSSELIMATISDKFTPVKDLYYFSINNCDKYLNNKKEEIQSHLKWREADAAIHSKKNQVKFQCSVVCENINLLTQARFWDQSHPHLSSSNALVNCGMFAAQTAFTVSSNSNALRAGNKQNRAENCCGTGLEEENATETMLDYKPQKDAESANLVFCNQDLDSSCKNEVVEAYQALEDNSVVAVIPLRVEAQDPSGKQSENRVCLSVSEIEKEAMSEATSEDPSELKAVAHVMLSEQEQAREPHIAEQPASKKGGVCTLPPHVSQSLNVLAHKENDNNKVKMNRNKYSSKSKINNKVKVSEDLIASEEVTTKSNAKSQNFPSLELTKVKSETSMKCHKKTAQGHKGHVGQNAQKIKKQSYSCSCKNSAVLKKHITPLCLPHAPSASDFVDLKYTDMFKIINSDDQGPGIYEMFGTPVYSRMRDLDQHEGRFCKGGYSVPPGRCTCRSTCSKGGEGSRVRNTQKKTHSKSKKTIPGARQKQKGLITKDRRTKLSDHNTEQDNATASDLDFQTHTLSSTTLFHGDTDHQITFLEELSQSTKQNEMFTNSNLSTIKEVSLEHLLDSQIKSSHQRAAACSQDLLQLSDQGCRECIAPSGSLVTAEQNICVPPCRGDMDGGKGWESHQDSKSVNNSELPFSDRLECQSPTKILDHSCANTPQNSGLANELTQASMIWTKNAKSPSSQTSQNISSWSDTEDVTDELLCCLAKELLMLEEKDTNSSRTKNTCSKIQTTQSEEEENMMNGDGAIINSALEKSYSKAFLASNEEKGLLNFDESTKLPRSSLATKDPIMWTRGEVLGKGAYGTVYCGLTSQGQLIAVKQVVLDTSDQLTTKKEYQKFHEEVDLLKTLKHVNIVTYLGTCLEDNILSIFMEFVPGGSISSILNRFGPLPEVVLCKYTKQILQGVAYLHDNCVVHRDIKGNNVMLMPTGVIKLIDFGCARRLAWASLSGTRGELLRSVHGTPYWMAPEVINDSGYGRKSDIWSVGCTVFEMATGKPPLASMDRVAAMFYIGAHRGLMPALPDRFSSAAAEFVHACLTRDQHERPSALQLLDHPFVKGGQ; encoded by the exons ATGAC GTCACTGCTGCTCTTCGGATTAAACTCCTGCCAGCCAAATTCCCCCGGGGTCGGGGGGTTACCTGGGCGACACCGTGTAAACTCAACAGCCGGAGTGCCTGCCGAGGAGCTGCCTCGGGAatgcctcctgcctgctccgCACTCAGGGAAACAGCCGAAAATAAAACCTAAGGCTGTGCCATTGCTGTCGAATTCTTCGCTGGGCAGCGAAAAAAG TTTTCTTTTCAGGTTTCTGGGCATTAATACATTTAAGGACAGTATGCCTGACAACAAACAAAATAAGAGGAGGAGCAAAAAAG GTTGTGGAAGTGTTGTTGCTTTTCAGAATGCAGACAATATAATGGAAGAAATGCATCAGTCAGACAAAGCTCTAGGAAAAACCAG CCAAATTGCACCAACAACCAGAGCATGGCCAGACCAACAAGTGGCATGTTTTCCAAGTAGAAATCAGACATCATTACCCAGGAGACATCACACATCTTTACCTTTCTCCTCAAAGAAAGAGGACATGGGATGTGGCTTTGACTTCAGCTTTCTGCTGCAGACCTCATGCCCAGAATCTAACATTTCAACAGCATTTATGGATTTAGATACTTTCCAAATAATAAAAGCACAAATGCAACAAA GGTTAACTGTAGCAATGCTAAAAACCAGGAACAAGAAATCTGAG TTTCATTTGCCACCAGTGACATGTCAGTCTGTAAGAACAATTCATCTCGCTCCTCTGAAGGATGATATTGTCAATGAAAGCAGAAAcgtcaaaaatattttaaatattatgaaCTCTATTCCTCAGCCTATAAAACCACTTACTAAATTTTATCAGTATCAGTTAGACAACTTATTAAACAGGCACAGTGAAAAGTCTTCAGAATTGATCATGGCCACAATTTCTGACAAGTTCACTCCAGTGAAGGACCTGTACTACTTCAGCATTAATAACTGTGATAAGTACCTCAACAACAAGAAGGAAGAAATCCAAAGCCATTTAAAATGGAGGGAAGCTGATGCAGCAATCCACAGTAAGAAGAACCAGGTGAAATTCCAGTGTTCAGTGGTTTGTGAGAACATCAATCTTCTGACCCAAGCCAGGTTCTGGGACCAGAGTCATCCCCACTTGAGCTCAAGCAATGCTCTGGTGAACTGTGGCATGTTTGCAGCCCAGACAGCATTTACAGTGTCCAGCAACAGCAATGCCTTGAGAGCTGGCAATAAGCaaaacagagcagagaactgctgtggcactggtctggaagaagaaaatgctaCAGAGACGATGCTGGATTATAAACCACAGAAAGATGCTGAGAGTGCCAACCTTGTGTTTTGCAATCAGGATTTAGATTCTTCCTGTAAAAATGAAGTGGTAGAGGCCTACCAAGCCTTGGAAGATAATTCTGTGGTTGCAGTAATTCCCTTGAGAGTAGAAGCTCAAGATCCCTCTGGAAAACAGTCAGAAAATCGAGTCTGTCTTTCTGTatctgaaatagaaaaagaagcCATGTCAGAAGCAACTTCAGAGGACCCAAGTGAGCTTAAAGCTGTTGCTCATGTTATGCTCTCTGAACAAGAGCAAGCCAGGGAACCCCACATTGCTGAACAACCTGCCTCAAAAAAGGGTGGTGTCTGTACCCTGCCTCCTCATGTTTCTCAGAGCCTCAATGTTCTTGCTCACAAAGAAAATGACAATAATAAAGTAAAGATGAATAGAAATAAGTATTCATCGAAATCTAAAATTAATAATAAGGTAAAAGTATCTGAAGACTTAATTGCTTCTGAAGAGGTTACCACAAAATCAAATGCCAAGAGTCAGAATTTTCCATCTTTGGAACTGACAAAAGTGAAATCTGAGACTTCCATGAAGTGTCATAAAAAAACCGCTCAAGGACACAAAGGCCATGTTGGTCAGAACgctcagaaaattaaaaagcaaagttACTCCTGTAGTTGCAAAAATTCAGCTGTCTTAAAAAAACATATTACTCCACTTTGTCTGCCACATGCACCCTCTGCTTCAGATTTTGTAGATCTGAAATACACTGACATgttcaaaataataaattcagaTGACCAAGGCCCAGGTATTTACGAAATGTTTGGAACTCCTGTCTATTCCCGCATGAGAGACCTCGATCAGCACGAGGGCAGGTTTTGTAAAGGTGGTTATTCTGTTCCACCAGGAAGATGCACCTGCAGATCTACCTGCAGTAAAgggggagaaggcagcagagtCAGAAACactcaaaagaaaacacattccAAGTCAAAGAAGACCATACCTGGTGCTAGACAAAAGCAGAAAGGTTTGATCACAAAGGACAGAAGGACCAAGTTGAGTGACCACAACACAGAGCAAGATAATGCAACAGCTTCTGACTTGGATTTTCAAACACACACCTTGAGTAGCACAACATTGTTTCATGGAGACACAGATCACCAGATCACATTTTTAGAAGAGCTTTCACAGTCAACTaagcaaaatgaaatgtttaCAAATTCAAACCTCTCAACTATTAAAGAAGTTTCTTTGGAGCACTTGTTAGACAGCCAGATTAAATCCAGCcatcagagagctgctgcttgcagCCAGGATCTCCTTCAGCTCAGTGATCAAGGCTGCAGAGAATGTATTGCTCCAAGTGGCAGTCTGGTAACAGCAGAGCAGAATATCTGTGTGCCCCCGTGCAGGGGGGATATGGATGGTGGCAAGGGCTGGGAATCACACCAGGACTCCAAGTCTGTCAATAATAGTGAGTTGCCCTTTTCAGATAGACTGGAATGTCAATCCCCTACAAAGATATTAGATCACAGTTGTGCAAACACACCTCAAAACAGTGGTTTGGCAAATGAATTGACTCAAGCTTCAATGATTTGGacaaaaaatgccaaaagcCCCAGTTCCCAGACAAGTCAAAACATTTCTTCCTGGTCAGATACTGAGGACGTGACTGATGAGTTGCTTTGTTGTCTGGCCAAAGAATTGCTAATGCTTGAAGAAAAAGACACCAACTCTTCAAGAACAAAAAATACATGTTCTAAAATACAAACCACACAGAGTGAAGAAGAGGAGAATATGATGAATGGAGATGGAGCTATAATAAATAGTGCTCTAGAGAAG AGTTACAGTAAAGCCTTTTTGGCTTCAAATGAAGAAAAGGGCCTTCTAAACTTTGATGAATCTACTAAATTACCAAGAAGCAGTTTAGCTACCAAAGACCCTATCATGTGGACAAGAGGAGAAGTCCTTGGAAAGGGAGCTTATGGCACG GTGTACTGTGGTCTGACAAGCCAGGGACAGTTAATAGCTGTAAAACAGGTGGTTTTGGATACATCAGATCAACTCACTACAAAAAAGGAGTATCAGAAGTTCCATGAGGAAGTTGATCTTTTGAAGACATTGAAACATGTAAATATTGTAACTTATTTAGGAACTTGCCTGGAAGACAACATTTTAAGCATATTCATGGAGTTTGTTCCTGGTGGCTCCATTTCCAGTATTCTGAATCGCTTTGGCCCCTTGCCAGAAGTTGTCCTGTGTAAATACACTAAGCAAATTCTACAAGGGGTTGCGTATTTGCACGACAACTGTGTGGTGCACAGAGACATCAAAGGCAACAACGTGATGCTCATGCCCACCGGGGTGATCAAGCtgattgactttggctgtgCCAGGCGCCTGGCCTGGGCCAGCCTGAGCGGCACCCGCGGCGAGCTGCTGCGCTCTGTGCACGGCACTCCCTACTGGATGGCTCCAGAGGTGATCAACGACTCTGGCTATGGCAGGAAATCAGACATCTGGAGCGTGGGCTGCACCGTGTTCGAGATGGCAACAGGGAAACCCCCTCTGGCTTCCATGGACAGGGTGGCAGCCATGTTCTACATCGGGGCCCACCGGGGGCTGATGCCGGCCCTGCCCGATCGCTTCTCCAGCGCTGCCGCGGAGTTTGTGCACGCCTGCTTAACCAG AGATCAACACGAACGGCCTTCTGCTCTGCAGTTGCTGGACCATCCCTTTGTGAAAGGAGGACAGTGA